A genomic stretch from Candidatus Anaeroferrophillus wilburensis includes:
- the bamD gene encoding outer membrane protein assembly factor BamD gives MKRYQSSLLATCFIVLALGFLLLATGGCARHGTVTGDARSIYQQGERFYERQRFARAIEIYQQVQNEYPESEYARLALLRVGDSHYRKNELDEAGTNYNDFLKFNADHPQAAYAYYQLGMTHYVRLKTIDRDLAPLREALATFQEALKKFPASPPYTAKIIQRINDCKRRFAKREFYVGLFYFKQQRYGPAAGRFNYLLATYPGFIDDKALYYLGLAQLNQGKKEDAQKAFLTLTSGYPRSSYAPEARMLMSEEEGPGVKLSFLVRDYFLDKQDDAKDRYLTTTFTPAGYSPRLAGLFLSPRDKESGPPPAVVTFESLFRERQMHDATAVGAASQKTIPDWNAGRDRTAASPPQPQSVGWQTTTEQPTTAGQRQNTARQAAPTADGGRQTTGQTQQQAEVRNLREPLEIISDWTEANRQQGTITFGGKVIAKQRDMVLYADQVTNYFDLETRELLRAVATGNVKLSQADKFATCEQATLEQARRTVMLEGNAVMWQGNNRVTGERILIYLNSNQAEVFGSEQQKARVKIIPGQEMQ, from the coding sequence ATGAAGCGGTACCAATCATCTCTCCTCGCAACGTGCTTCATTGTTCTTGCCCTTGGATTCCTGCTCCTGGCAACGGGCGGCTGCGCCCGGCATGGAACGGTGACCGGCGACGCCCGCTCCATCTACCAGCAGGGGGAACGCTTTTATGAGCGGCAGCGGTTCGCCCGGGCCATTGAGATCTACCAGCAGGTCCAGAACGAATACCCGGAATCAGAATATGCCCGGCTGGCCCTGCTCCGGGTCGGTGACAGCCACTACCGCAAGAATGAGTTGGACGAAGCCGGTACCAACTACAATGATTTTCTCAAGTTCAACGCCGATCATCCCCAGGCTGCCTACGCCTACTACCAGCTGGGAATGACCCACTACGTCCGCCTGAAAACCATTGACCGGGACCTGGCCCCCCTGCGGGAAGCACTGGCAACCTTCCAGGAAGCCTTGAAGAAATTTCCCGCTTCACCACCCTACACGGCAAAGATCATTCAACGAATCAATGACTGCAAACGGCGCTTTGCCAAACGGGAATTCTACGTCGGTCTGTTTTATTTCAAACAGCAGCGTTACGGGCCGGCCGCCGGTCGCTTCAATTACTTGCTGGCCACCTACCCCGGCTTTATCGATGATAAAGCCCTTTACTACCTCGGCCTTGCCCAGCTCAACCAGGGAAAAAAGGAGGATGCCCAGAAAGCCTTCCTAACCCTCACCAGCGGCTACCCCAGAAGCTCCTATGCACCGGAAGCCCGGATGCTGATGAGCGAGGAGGAGGGACCCGGAGTCAAACTAAGTTTTCTGGTACGCGATTACTTCCTCGACAAACAGGATGATGCCAAAGACCGCTACCTGACCACCACCTTTACGCCGGCTGGCTATTCCCCGAGGCTGGCAGGCCTCTTCCTCAGCCCCAGGGACAAGGAATCGGGGCCACCACCCGCTGTCGTAACCTTTGAATCTCTGTTCCGGGAACGACAGATGCACGATGCCACTGCCGTCGGGGCAGCGAGCCAAAAAACAATCCCCGATTGGAACGCCGGCCGGGACCGGACAGCGGCGTCACCACCCCAACCGCAATCAGTGGGATGGCAGACAACCACTGAGCAGCCGACAACTGCTGGGCAGCGCCAGAACACTGCTCGTCAAGCTGCACCAACCGCTGATGGCGGCCGCCAGACTACGGGTCAAACCCAGCAACAGGCTGAGGTCCGCAACCTGCGCGAACCGCTGGAAATTATTTCTGATTGGACGGAAGCAAATCGGCAGCAGGGAACCATCACCTTCGGCGGCAAAGTCATTGCCAAGCAGCGGGATATGGTGCTCTACGCCGATCAGGTTACCAACTATTTTGATCTGGAAACCAGAGAACTTCTGAGAGCCGTAGCCACCGGCAATGTTAAACTCAGCCAGGCGGACAAATTTGCCACCTGTGAACAGGCTACCCTGGAACAGGCCAGGCGGACAGTCATGCTGGAAGGAAATGCGGTAATGTGGCAGGGGAACAACCGGGTAACCGGCGAACGGATCCTCATCTACTTGAACAGCAACCAGGCGGAAGTGTTTGGCAGCGAGCAGCAGAAAGCCAGGGTCAAGATTATCCCCGGCCAGGAAATGCAGTAA
- a CDS encoding CAAX prenyl protease-related protein, with the protein MQRAWIPYVVPFAVFLLFTEAAHLLPDYQHLFYIVKTVVVAGLLLSWRRVFAREVFAPMPAREWLLAVGAGILVLVIWVAPEKILPKLGACNGFDPHSFDWSPTGTVLLITVRLIGAALVVPVMEELFWRSFLQRFLIRHDFTELPLGTFSWFSFLTVAALFALEHHRILPGLAAGIIYGALLIRQQKLSGCIIAHGVTKLGLGLHVLFTGSWHFW; encoded by the coding sequence GTGCAAAGAGCCTGGATTCCATATGTCGTTCCTTTTGCGGTCTTTCTGCTGTTTACCGAAGCCGCCCATCTGCTGCCGGACTACCAACATCTGTTCTATATTGTAAAAACGGTTGTCGTTGCCGGCTTGCTCCTTTCATGGCGGCGGGTTTTTGCCCGAGAAGTTTTTGCACCTATGCCGGCCAGGGAGTGGCTGTTGGCGGTAGGTGCCGGCATCCTGGTTCTTGTCATCTGGGTGGCACCGGAAAAAATCCTGCCGAAACTGGGCGCCTGCAATGGCTTTGATCCCCACTCGTTCGACTGGTCGCCGACCGGCACGGTGCTGCTCATTACCGTCCGTCTGATCGGCGCGGCGCTGGTGGTGCCGGTGATGGAGGAGCTGTTCTGGCGCTCTTTTCTCCAGCGTTTTCTCATCAGGCACGATTTCACGGAACTTCCTTTAGGTACCTTCAGCTGGTTTTCCTTCCTTACCGTCGCGGCCCTCTTTGCCCTGGAACATCACCGGATTCTTCCAGGCCTGGCTGCCGGCATCATCTACGGTGCCCTGCTGATCCGCCAGCAGAAACTGAGCGGCTGCATCATCGCCCACGGGGTTACCAAACTGGGGCTGGGCCTCCACGTCCTGTTCACCGGCAGCTGGCACTTCTGGTAG
- a CDS encoding PEP-CTERM sorting domain-containing protein — MNYIKGNFKSEEKGKSMKKCAVMMVTAMIAVMLIAGGAWALPIDVSGLNLTELQSVFTGIGSDIVASGVGNDETQSEVFQFQSSGATATYVASVSWYEGYSLEFGIYDVLNPDSKLTLFNTGSSWPSPADDTQIYFQLISGVATAYTMDGGYNEIDSATFLSANLGFYVQSFDYNVGTYYSQSDLNANGDDRFLTYMGQGDYVDIDGNPDTFAQNDFAHWYIAAESGQYATSDLDFSDFVVQVESLQPAPVPEPGTMMLMGVGLLGLVAVTRRKMK, encoded by the coding sequence ATGAACTATATAAAGGGCAATTTTAAAAGCGAAGAAAAGGGGAAGAGTATGAAAAAATGTGCAGTAATGATGGTAACAGCAATGATAGCAGTCATGCTCATTGCCGGTGGGGCCTGGGCGTTGCCAATAGATGTTTCAGGTTTAAACCTGACGGAATTGCAGAGCGTCTTTACTGGTATAGGTTCAGATATTGTGGCATCTGGGGTTGGCAATGATGAAACTCAGAGTGAAGTGTTTCAGTTTCAAAGCTCTGGAGCAACAGCAACCTATGTTGCAAGTGTATCATGGTATGAAGGCTACTCACTGGAGTTTGGGATTTATGATGTGTTGAATCCTGATAGTAAGCTGACGCTTTTCAATACGGGGAGCAGTTGGCCGTCTCCTGCTGATGATACCCAAATTTATTTTCAACTTATCTCTGGTGTGGCGACAGCCTATACAATGGATGGTGGTTATAACGAAATCGATTCTGCTACTTTCTTGTCTGCTAATTTAGGTTTTTATGTCCAAAGCTTTGATTATAATGTAGGGACTTATTATTCCCAGTCTGATTTGAATGCGAATGGTGATGACCGTTTTCTGACCTATATGGGGCAGGGAGATTATGTGGATATTGATGGGAATCCTGATACATTTGCACAAAATGATTTTGCCCACTGGTATATTGCTGCAGAAAGCGGCCAATATGCTACTTCTGATCTCGATTTTTCTGATTTTGTCGTTCAGGTTGAATCGTTGCAGCCTGCTCCTGTTCCCGAACCCGGCACCATGATGCTCATGGGTGTTGGCCTGCTGGGTCTGGTGGCTGTGACTCGCCGGAAAATGAAATAA
- a CDS encoding radical SAM protein — protein sequence MEKRAAITLLYADSEGTIFDHPELEMLAASGTKLVFPPAAELIPLPAGSRLFYLPQCPPMGWDAESGEAVCLDVLEDGEPCCGVAAFLPPAYTRLLLPAVSYEQKNYQLPLWAYTAVGWSEELGQHVVAARRVDDNLQWEPDRFDDREVVAGVDRQLARLSGNRLVRHLSRCAIDYHCFAAKNFFLGRWECPLPVSPTCNARCLGCLSWQSDSGFEASQERIAFVPTAKELVEVALAHLEVAENPVLSFGQGCEGDPILQAETICTFARRLRMATDRGTLNVNTNASLPKQVAAMAAAGMDSIRVSINSPRPETYLPYYRPRGYTFDDVLTSLQEAKDGGMQLAINLLVMPGVTDDPAEVEALLELVQSYRVDQVQMRNLNIDPQLYLETLNREWGEAMGIGALIDLLKRECPGLAIGYFNRYLG from the coding sequence ATGGAAAAGCGCGCTGCCATAACCCTGCTATATGCCGATTCGGAAGGGACAATTTTTGACCATCCGGAGCTGGAAATGCTGGCTGCCAGCGGCACCAAACTGGTATTTCCGCCAGCGGCGGAACTCATCCCTCTGCCTGCCGGCAGCCGGTTGTTCTACCTTCCCCAGTGTCCGCCCATGGGTTGGGATGCCGAGTCGGGTGAAGCGGTCTGTCTGGATGTCTTGGAAGACGGCGAACCCTGCTGCGGCGTCGCCGCTTTTTTGCCTCCGGCCTATACCCGCCTGCTGCTGCCGGCGGTTTCCTATGAACAGAAGAACTACCAGCTGCCTTTGTGGGCTTACACGGCGGTGGGCTGGTCGGAGGAACTGGGGCAGCATGTGGTTGCCGCCCGCCGGGTGGATGACAACCTCCAGTGGGAGCCGGATCGCTTTGATGATCGGGAGGTGGTTGCCGGCGTTGACCGGCAGCTGGCCCGTCTGTCCGGTAACCGGCTGGTCCGTCACCTGAGTCGCTGTGCCATCGATTACCATTGTTTTGCCGCCAAGAATTTTTTTCTCGGCCGCTGGGAATGTCCACTGCCCGTTTCCCCCACCTGCAATGCCCGCTGTCTGGGCTGCCTGTCGTGGCAGAGCGACAGCGGCTTTGAGGCCTCCCAGGAGCGGATTGCTTTTGTGCCGACCGCCAAAGAGCTGGTGGAGGTGGCTCTTGCCCACCTGGAGGTGGCGGAAAATCCGGTTTTGAGCTTCGGTCAGGGGTGTGAAGGGGATCCCATCCTCCAGGCGGAGACTATCTGCACCTTTGCCCGCCGGCTGCGGATGGCCACCGACCGGGGCACCCTTAATGTCAATACCAACGCCAGCCTGCCGAAGCAGGTGGCGGCCATGGCCGCCGCCGGCATGGACAGCATCCGGGTGAGCATTAATTCTCCCCGGCCGGAAACCTACCTGCCTTACTACCGGCCCCGGGGCTATACGTTTGATGATGTCCTGACCTCGCTGCAGGAGGCCAAGGATGGCGGCATGCAGCTGGCCATCAACCTGCTGGTGATGCCGGGGGTGACCGATGATCCGGCCGAGGTGGAGGCGCTCCTTGAGCTGGTGCAGTCCTACCGGGTGGACCAGGTGCAGATGCGCAATCTCAACATCGATCCCCAGCTCTATCTGGAGACCTTGAATCGGGAGTGGGGCGAGGCCATGGGGATCGGGGCATTGATCGATCTCCTCAAGCGGGAATGCCCGGGGCTGGCGATCGGGTACTTTAATCGGTACCTGGGCTGA
- the mtnA gene encoding S-methyl-5-thioribose-1-phosphate isomerase, which produces MAFATISWQPEGVVMIDQTRLPSEEVYVTCGSYQEVAAAIKTMIIRGAPAIGVAAAMGVALGIKRHAEAGGQLSEEFFQQVTGTLAATRPTAVNLFWALGKMRLVWEKAAASAVEPAEMVVRLVDEACRLYREDIVINQRLGSVGAEIVPPRARVLTHCNAGALACAGYGTALGVIRAAHAAGKIENVLADETRPLLQGARLTAWELQRDGIPVTVISDNMAAACMAQGMVDLVVVGADRIAANGDTANKIGTYGVALLARAHQIPFYIAAPCSTIDCSLASGNEIPIEERAPEEIGVIGTRQMIPAGVPVYNPAFDVTPAALIAGIITEKGIFPPSELTAVLQGKE; this is translated from the coding sequence ATGGCTTTTGCGACCATATCCTGGCAGCCTGAAGGGGTGGTTATGATCGACCAGACCCGGCTGCCTTCAGAAGAGGTCTATGTTACCTGCGGCAGCTATCAGGAGGTGGCAGCGGCCATTAAAACCATGATCATCCGCGGGGCGCCAGCAATCGGGGTAGCGGCTGCTATGGGAGTGGCGTTGGGGATTAAGCGGCATGCTGAAGCCGGGGGCCAGCTGAGTGAGGAATTTTTTCAGCAGGTGACCGGCACCTTGGCCGCCACCAGGCCGACAGCGGTTAATCTGTTCTGGGCTCTGGGTAAAATGCGTCTGGTGTGGGAGAAAGCTGCTGCCTCTGCGGTGGAGCCGGCGGAGATGGTTGTCAGGCTGGTTGATGAAGCCTGCCGGCTGTACCGGGAAGATATTGTCATCAACCAGCGTCTGGGAAGTGTCGGAGCCGAAATCGTTCCTCCCAGGGCGCGCGTTTTGACCCACTGCAATGCCGGCGCGCTGGCCTGCGCCGGCTATGGTACGGCCCTGGGGGTCATTCGGGCGGCCCATGCCGCCGGCAAGATAGAAAACGTGTTGGCGGATGAAACCAGACCGCTGCTCCAAGGGGCTCGACTGACGGCCTGGGAACTGCAGCGTGACGGTATTCCGGTGACCGTGATCAGTGATAATATGGCCGCCGCCTGTATGGCTCAGGGAATGGTTGATCTGGTGGTGGTGGGTGCCGACCGGATTGCCGCCAACGGCGACACGGCCAATAAGATAGGAACCTACGGGGTGGCCCTCCTGGCCCGGGCTCACCAGATTCCCTTCTATATTGCCGCACCCTGTTCGACCATCGATTGTTCTCTTGCCAGCGGGAATGAGATTCCCATTGAGGAGCGGGCGCCGGAGGAGATTGGTGTCATTGGCACCCGTCAGATGATTCCGGCCGGGGTGCCGGTTTACAACCCGGCCTTTGATGTGACACCAGCAGCCTTGATTGCTGGCATTATTACCGAAAAAGGGATTTTCCCGCCGTCAGAGCTGACGGCGGTACTGCAAGGAAAGGAGTGA
- the mnmG gene encoding tRNA uridine-5-carboxymethylaminomethyl(34) synthesis enzyme MnmG produces MTSSHDLIVIGAGHAGSEAALAAARMGVSVLVFTINADTIAQMSCNPAIGGLAKGHLVKEIDALGGAMGLVSDRCGIQFRTLNTSKGPAVQGTRIQCDKLLYHRTMKHLLEQQPGIEIRQAMVNRLLVENGTVIGVVDETGYSYHCRAAIITTGTFLNGLIHIGTFQQQAGRTGEFASLALPRHLEELGFSMGRMKTGTPPRMLKRSIDFDRLERQDGDSDPRPFSVHTRTFNQEQLPCFITRTTSETHRILSDHIHLSPLYNGTIDGISARYCPSLEDKIMKFPHHDSHQVTLEPEGWETEEIYVKGLGNCLPVAIQHQLFKTVPGLEEAVVIRPAYAIEYDIVHPTQLTTSLETKQIKGLFMAGQINGTSGYEEAAGQGIWAGINAACQIKQLPPFVLDRSEAYLAVMVDDLITKGTNEPYRMFTSRAEYRLLLREDNADLRLTEKAHQLGLVSDEQREMAVEKSRRTTEGKKRLHAIRITPEQINDQLAATGGTAPLKETMPADELLKRPEISLLLLTESSPATRKLCEELGAEAARQVEIQIKYQGYIDRQQGEVEKFKSLEKKKIPPDFDYRTVAGLTNELIQKLEEVRPASLGQASRLPGITPAALSVLMIYLKKHQQR; encoded by the coding sequence ATGACCTCATCGCACGACCTGATTGTTATCGGCGCCGGCCACGCCGGCAGTGAAGCAGCTCTGGCGGCCGCCCGGATGGGGGTATCGGTCCTGGTTTTCACCATCAATGCCGATACCATCGCCCAGATGTCGTGCAATCCGGCCATCGGCGGCCTGGCCAAAGGTCATCTGGTGAAGGAGATTGATGCCCTGGGGGGCGCCATGGGGCTGGTGAGCGACCGGTGCGGCATCCAGTTTCGCACCCTCAATACCTCCAAGGGCCCGGCAGTCCAGGGAACCAGGATCCAGTGTGACAAACTGCTCTACCACCGGACCATGAAGCACCTGCTGGAACAGCAGCCCGGCATTGAAATCCGTCAGGCAATGGTCAACCGCCTGCTGGTGGAAAATGGCACGGTGATCGGTGTGGTGGATGAAACCGGCTATTCCTACCACTGTCGGGCGGCAATCATCACCACCGGCACCTTCCTCAACGGCCTGATTCACATCGGCACTTTTCAGCAGCAGGCCGGGCGCACCGGTGAGTTCGCCTCCCTGGCCCTGCCCCGGCACCTTGAAGAGCTGGGCTTCAGCATGGGAAGAATGAAAACCGGCACCCCGCCACGGATGTTGAAACGCTCAATCGACTTTGACCGGCTGGAACGCCAGGACGGCGATTCCGATCCCCGGCCGTTTTCCGTCCATACCCGGACCTTCAATCAGGAACAACTGCCCTGTTTCATCACCAGAACCACCAGTGAAACCCACCGGATTCTGAGCGATCATATCCACCTCTCGCCCCTCTACAACGGCACCATTGACGGCATCAGTGCCCGCTACTGCCCGTCGCTGGAGGACAAGATCATGAAGTTCCCTCACCATGACAGCCACCAGGTGACCTTGGAGCCGGAAGGCTGGGAAACCGAGGAGATCTATGTCAAGGGACTGGGGAACTGCCTGCCGGTAGCCATCCAGCACCAGCTGTTCAAGACTGTCCCCGGCCTCGAGGAGGCGGTGGTCATCCGGCCGGCCTACGCCATTGAATACGATATTGTCCATCCCACCCAGCTGACCACTAGCCTGGAAACCAAACAGATCAAGGGACTGTTCATGGCCGGCCAGATCAACGGCACCTCCGGCTACGAAGAGGCCGCCGGCCAGGGCATCTGGGCCGGCATCAATGCCGCCTGCCAGATCAAACAGCTGCCGCCTTTTGTTCTCGACCGCTCCGAAGCCTACCTGGCGGTGATGGTTGACGACCTGATCACCAAAGGCACCAACGAGCCCTACCGGATGTTCACCTCGCGGGCCGAATACCGTCTGCTGCTGCGCGAAGACAACGCCGACCTGCGGCTCACTGAAAAGGCCCACCAACTGGGGCTGGTCAGTGATGAACAGCGGGAGATGGCGGTTGAGAAAAGCCGCAGAACAACTGAGGGGAAGAAAAGGCTGCACGCCATCAGGATTACCCCGGAGCAGATCAACGACCAGTTGGCCGCCACCGGCGGCACCGCACCCCTCAAAGAAACGATGCCCGCTGATGAACTGCTCAAACGGCCGGAAATCTCCCTGCTCCTGCTGACAGAAAGCTCCCCGGCAACCAGGAAACTCTGCGAAGAGCTGGGCGCTGAAGCCGCCCGCCAGGTGGAAATTCAGATCAAGTACCAGGGCTATATCGACCGCCAGCAGGGCGAAGTGGAGAAATTCAAATCCCTGGAGAAAAAGAAGATCCCCCCTGATTTTGACTACCGCACCGTTGCCGGGCTGACCAACGAACTGATCCAGAAGCTGGAAGAGGTCCGTCCCGCCTCCCTCGGCCAGGCCTCCCGCCTGCCGGGCATCACCCCGGCGGCATTATCGGTGCTGATGATCTATCTAAAAAAACACCAGCAAAGATAG